From one Humulus lupulus chromosome 8, drHumLupu1.1, whole genome shotgun sequence genomic stretch:
- the LOC133797267 gene encoding ankyrin repeat-containing protein BDA1-like isoform X1: METMLLNAVNNGEVSTLEDLLQEDPLLLDRVLVSCFTESPLHVALMLGHLDLAWELLRRKPEMASELDSTGSSPLHLAAAKGHVEIVKELLAVDPEAWSVRNQDGRTPLHVAAFKGRVKVLSELVRVMPESVRALTDRGETAMHLCVVKNRLEGLRVLVEGIGRHSEIVSWKDFDGFTVLHIAVARKQFEIIKFLLSSTGVDVNALNTNGSTALDILLQSPRDLRDIEIEDSLRAYGARIAKDIPSIVQNWKSPIERRITKSSASSINLKGQSFNKQPMKHKHTDWLGRKRSALMVVASLIATVAFQASITPPGGVWQDTLRGSSNSTDSDKPHEVGKSIMASSDDSEYGLFMIFNTLAFLSSLSIILLIVSGLPIKRRRWMWIQMVIMWIAITAQVVTYFIALRHMSPKNDNVQGMLRKVTEISVLTWLSLMMVVFIGNIIRMNLWILRKYGYIKEKDNADADDYELEEV, translated from the exons ATGGAAACGATGCTTTTGAATGCAGTTAACAATGGAGAAGTTTCGACCCTTGAAGACTTATTACAAGAAGACCCTCTTCTTCTCGACAGAGTCCTCGTCTCTTGCTTTACAGAGTCGCCGCTGCACGTGGCTTTGATGCTGGGTCACCTCGACTTGGCCTGGGAGCTTCTTCGCCGCAAGCCGGAGATGGCATCCGAGCTGGACTCAACTGGGTCTTCGCCACTCCACCTGGCTGCGGCGAAAGGACACGTTGAAATAGTGAAGGAACTTTTGGCGGTGGATCCGGAGGCCTGGTCGGTCAGAAACCAAGATGGGAGGACTCCCCTCCACGTGGCAGCCTTCAAGGGCCGAGTTAAGGTCCTTAGTGAGTTGGTCAGAGTCATGCCTGAATCGGTCCGAGCGTTGACTGATAGGGGTGAGACCGCAATGCACTTGTGCGTGGTGAAGAATCGGTTGGAGGGGTTGAGGGTTTTGGTTGAAGGGATTGGTAGGCATAGTGAAATAGTGAGTTGGAAGGATTTTGATGGGTTTACCGTTTTGCATATTGCTGTGGCCAGGAAGCAATTTGAG ATCATTAAATTTTTGCTTTCCTCTACTGGAGTGGATGTGAACGCACTAAACACAAACGGCTCTACGGCACTAGACATTCTACTTCAGAGTCCTAGAGATTTAAGGGATATTGAGATTGAGGATTCTCTTCGAGCTTACGGGGCTCGAATAGCAAAAGATATTCCTTCAATTGTGCAGAATTGGAAATCACCAATAGAACGTCGGATAACAAAATCTTCAGCTTCATCCATTAACTTAAAAGGCCAAAGCTTCAACAAACAGCCTATGAAGCATAAGCACACTGATTGGCTTGGTAGAAAGCGAAGTGCTTTAATGGTGGTGGCATCTCTTATTGCCACCGTAGCTTTTCAAGCTTCAATAACCCCACCAGGAGGCGTTTGGCAGGACACCTTGAGAGGAAGCAGTAACAGCACTGACTCAGATAAACCTCACGAGGTTGGAAAATCTATCATGGCATCTAGCGATGATAGTGAGTATGGCCTTTTCATGATCTTCAACACGCTAGCTTTCCTTTCTTCTTTAAGTATAATTCTCCTAATCGTTAGTGGGTTGCCTATAAAACGGCGAAGATGGATGTGGATTCAGATGGTCATAATGTGGATAGCTATCACTGCCCAAGTTGTGACTTACTTCATTGCTCTTCGTCACATGTCCCCCAAAAACGACAATGTTCAGGGTATGTTACGTAAAGTAACTGAGATATCAGTCCTAACATGGCTGTCTCTAATGATGGTCGTTTTTATTGGTAATATAATTCGTATGAATCTTTGGATACTCAGAAAGTACGGCTATATTAAGGAGAAGGATAATGCGGATGCAGATGATTATGAACTTGAAGAAGTGTGA
- the LOC133797266 gene encoding protein PLASTID MOVEMENT IMPAIRED 1-RELATED 1, whose translation MLSKVEAGKKIGEDSGSGKLLNEIEAISKALYIDKHTSRSLIPRPNYGIKYGGKTHLPDTNSSMKHAIEEPSRKEKKSIWNWKPLKAFSHIRNRRFNCCFSLQVHSIEGLPSNFDDVSLCVHWKRRDGDLVTRPVKVSQGTVEFEERLTITCSVYGSRSGPHHSAKYEAKHFLLYASVYGAHEIDLGKHRIDLTKLLPLTLEELEEESSSGKWTTSYKLSGKAKGATMNVSFGYTVVGDNLGAPGNRSTALDMLNMRQNNLSMVKSGNKFRQVDGRGRVRRSDSLPNISQRQLHAVEDIKDLHEVLPVSRSELASSVDVLYKKLEEETLDKPFVQKPEFVGLTEHLEPVKPDSYPAVDSGKGDVDNGCGENDFSVIEQGVELSSVEPGNTEEVIVETANVSPQVSRDVVEVETDVQVDIEEDTKICSQDEEDSCNKDELEVQDCISEQGDTYTKESLMKELESALNGVSDLEAAALDSPGEEENYEDIKLDFESDMKGKSLSLDDLTESVANDFLDMLGIEGSPSGLSSGSEPESPRERLLRQFEKEALAGGCPLFGFDLESEDQAEPSYSDTTGMGWSNSTEDEFSSIIQAAEEEHILASQAEMSKNKAKILEDLEAEALMREWGLNERAFQHSPPKSSAGFGSPINLPPEGPPELPPLGEGLGPFLQTKDGGFLRSMTPSHFTNAKNSGNLVMQVSSPVVVPADMGCGIMEILQRLASIGIEKLSMQANKLMPLEDITGKTMQQVAWEAVPSLEGPQSECLMQHEPMVGLDNFASQVSDERSSRLKSSKTTPSSGGSETGSEYVSLEDLAPLAMDKIEALSIEGLRIQSGMSDEEAPSNINAQSIGEISALQGKGINPCGSLGLEGTGGLQLLDIKESSDDVDGIMGLSLTLDEWMRLDSGELDDDENQISERTSKILAAHHAHSLDFIRGGTKGERRKGKGSGRKCGLLGNNFTVALMVQLRDPMRNYEPVGTPMLSLIQVERVFIPPKPKIYSTVSELRKYTEEDDDEAALAVAVKEKIKEEPKEEKVPEEEGIPQYKITEVHVAGLKTEPGKKKLWGNSTQQQSGSRWLVANGMGKSNKNPFLKSKPAAKSNVSKSKAPEATTKVQPGETLWSISSRIHGTGSKWKELAALNPHIRNPNVIFPNETIKLR comes from the exons ATGTTGTCGAAAGTTGAAGCTGGGAAAAAAATTGGTGAAGACTCAGGCAGCGGGAAATTGCTGAATGAGATTGAAGCTATAAGTAAAGCTCTATACATTGACAAACACACGTCTAGGAGTTTGATTCCTCGGCCGAATTATGGAATCAAGTATGGCGGAAAAACCCACCTACCCGATACGAATTCGAGTATGAAACATGCCATTGAAGAGCCATCTCGGAAGGAGAAGAAGTCCATTTGGAATTGGAAGCCATTGAAGGCATTTTCCCATATCCGAAACCGTAGATTCAACTGTTGTTTTTCTCTTCAAGTGCATTCAATCGAAGGCTTGCCTTCGAATTTTGACGATGTTAGTCTTTGCGTGCACTGGAAGAGGAGGGATGGGGATTTGGTTACTCGACCTGTGAAGGTTTCTCAAGGCACGGTGGAGTTTGAAGAGAGGTTGACTATTACTTGCTCCGTCTATGGTAGTAGGAGTGGACCCCATCATTCGGCAAAGTATGAGGCAAAGCATTTTTTGCTATATGCTTCTGTGTATGGTGCACATGAAATTGATCTGGGTAAGCATCGGATTGATCTAACAAAGCTGCTTCCTCTGACTCTAGAGGAGTTAGAAGAGGAGAGTAGTTCTGGAAAATGGACAACTAGTTATAAATTATCTGGAAAGGCTAAAGGTGCTACTATGAATGTTAGTTTTGGGTATACTGTTGTTGGGGATAATTTAGGTGCACCCGGAAATAGATCTACTGCTCTTGAcatgttgaatatgagacagaaCAATCTAAGCATGGTGAAATCAGGGAATAAATTTCGTCAAGTTGATGGAAGGGGAAGGGTAAGGCGTTCAGATAGTCTTCCCAATATATCCCAAAGGCAGCTTCATGCTGTAGAGGATATAAAGGATCTTCATGAAGTTTTGCCGGTGTCAAGGTCGGAACTTGCCAGTTCAGTAGATGTTCTGTACAAGAAATTGGAAGAAGAGACTTTGGATAAACCATTTGTTCAAAAACCTGAGTTTGTTGGGTTGACCGAGCACCTTGAGCCCGTAAAACCAGATTCCTACCCAGCTGTTGATTCTGGTAAAGGAGATGTTGATAATGGCTGTGGTGAGAACGATTTTTCTGTTATTGAACAGGGAGTAGAATTGTCATCAGTGGAACCAGGGAATACAGAGGAAGTTATTGTTGAAACTGCTAATGTGTCTCCACAAGTAAGTCGTGATGTTGTAGAAGTTGAGACCGATGTTCAGGTAGATATTGAAGAGGACACTAAAATTTGTTCTCAGGATGAGGAAGATAGCTGTAATAAAGACGAGCTTGAGGTACAGGACTGTATTTCTGAGCAGGGCGACACATATACGAAAGAATCACTTATGAAAGAGTTGGAGTCAGCTTTGAATGGTGTCTCAGATTTGGAGGCTGCAGCGCTAGACTCTCCTGGAGAGGAAGAAAACTATGAGGATATTAAATTGGACTTTGAAAGTGATATGAAAGGGAAATCACTTAGCTTGGATGACTTGACAGAATCCGTTGCAAATGACTTCTTAGACATGCTAGGGATAGAGGGTAGTCCATCTGGCTTGAGTTCAGGAAGTGAGCCTGAATCACCAAGAGAGCGCCTGTTAAGACAATTTGAAAAGGAGGCTCTTGCTGGGGGTTGTCCTTTGTTTGGTTTCGACTTAGAAAGTGAGGACCAAGCAGAGCCCAGCTACAGTGATACAACAGGGATGGGGTGGAGTAACTCGACCGAAGATGAATTTTCATCAATTATTCAAGCTGCTGAAGAGGAGCATATCTTAGCAAGTCAGGCGGAAATGAGCAAAAACAAAGCAAAGATTTTGGAAGACTTAGAGGCAGAAGCCCTGATGCGAGAGTGGGGCTTAAATGAGAGAGCTTTCCAGCATTCTCCACCAAAAAGCTCTGCTGGTTTTGGAAGTCCAATTAATTTACCTCCAGAAGGGCCACCTGAATTGCCTCCTTTGGGAGAAGGTTTAGGCCCTTTTCTTCAGACTAAAGATGGAGGGTTCTTGCGGTCTATGACTCCCTCGCATTTTACAAATGCTAAAAATAGTGGGAACTTGGTTATGCAGGTTTCTAGCCCTGTCGTGGTTCCAGCAGATATGGGTTGTGGTATAATGGAGATCTTACAGCGTTTGGCATCTATTGGAATTGAAAAGCTTTCAATGCAGGCAAATAAGTTAATGCCTTTAGAAGATATTACTGGTAAGACAATGCAACAAGTAGCATGGGAAGCTGTGCCCAGTTTGGAGGGGCCTCAAAG CGAATGTTTGATGCAGCATGAGCCAATGGTCGGCCTTGATAACTTTGCTAGCCAGGTGAGTGACGAAAGATCATCACGGCTGAAGTCTAGTAAGACTACTCCCAGTTCAGGAGGTAGTGAGACTGGCTCGGAATATGTGTCTTTAGAAGATCTTGCTCCGCTGGCTATGGATAAGATAGAAGCACTTTCAATTGAGGGCTTGAGAATACAGTCCGGGATgtctgatgaggaagctccttcAAATATCAACGCACAGTCCATTGGGGAAATTTCAGCTCTACAGGGTAAGGGGATTAACCCTTGTGGATCCCTTGGCTTGGAGGGAACTGGTGGGTTGCAATTGTTGGACATAAAAGAAAGCAGCGATGATGTTGATGGAATAATGGGGCTATCACTTACTCTTGATGAATGGATGCGATTGGATTCCGGTGAGCTTGATGATGATGAAAATCAAATCAGCGAGCGTACTTCTAAAATTCTTGCAGCTCATCATGCTCACTCTCTGGACTTCATTCGTGGAGGGACAAAAGGAGAGAGAAGAAAAGGCAAAGGATCTGGCAGAAAGTGTGGTCTATTAGGGAACAATTTTACAGTAGCATTAATGGTGCAACTTCGCGATCCAATGAGAAACTACGAGCCAGTAGGAACGCCAATGCTGTCGCTTATTCAAGTAGAGAGAGTTTTCATTCCACCAAAGCCTAAAATATACAGCACGGTTTCTGAGCTAAGGAAATATACCGAAGAGGACGACGATGAGGCTGCATTAGCAGTAGCAGTGAAGGAGAAAATTAAAGAGGAGCCAAAAGAGGAGAAAGTTCCTGAAGAGGAAGGTATTCCTCAGTATAAAATCACCGAGGTCCATGTTGCAGGTCTGAAAACTGAGCCTGGCAAGAAGAAACTCTGGGGTAATTCGACCCAGCAACAGTCCGGATCACGCTGGTTGGTTGCTAATGGAATGGGAAAAAGCAATAAGAATCCATTCTTGAAGTCGAAGCCTGCTGCGAAATCTAATGTTTCCAAATCCAAAGCCCCAGAAGCAACCACAAAAGTTCAACCTGGTGAGACCTTGTGGAGCATCTCGTCTCGCATTCATGGGACTGGATCGAAATGGAAGGAATTGGCAGCTCTAAATCCACATATAAGGAACCCCAATGTTATTTTCCCCAATGAAACTATCAAGTTGCGCTGA
- the LOC133797267 gene encoding ankyrin repeat-containing protein BDA1-like isoform X2, whose product METMLLNAVNNGEVSTLEDLLQEDPLLLDRVLVSCFTESPLHVALMLGHLDLAWELLRRKPEMASELDSTGSSPLHLAAAKGHVEIVKELLAVDPEAWSVRNQDGRTPLHVAAFKGRVKVLSELVRVMPESVRALTDRGETAMHLCVVKNRLEGLRVLVEGIGRHSEIVSWKDFDGFTVLHIAVARKQFEIIKFLLSSTGVDVNALNTNGSTALDILLQSPRDLRDIEIEDSLRAYGARIAKDIPSIVQNWKSPIERRITKSSASSINLKGQSFNKQPMKHKHTDWLGRKRSALMVVASLIATVAFQASITPPGGVWQDTLRGSSNSTDSDKPHEVGKSIMASSDDSEYGLFMIFNTLAFLSSLSIILLIVSGLPIKRRRWMWIQMVIMWIAITAQVVTYFIALRHMSPKNDNVQEICC is encoded by the exons ATGGAAACGATGCTTTTGAATGCAGTTAACAATGGAGAAGTTTCGACCCTTGAAGACTTATTACAAGAAGACCCTCTTCTTCTCGACAGAGTCCTCGTCTCTTGCTTTACAGAGTCGCCGCTGCACGTGGCTTTGATGCTGGGTCACCTCGACTTGGCCTGGGAGCTTCTTCGCCGCAAGCCGGAGATGGCATCCGAGCTGGACTCAACTGGGTCTTCGCCACTCCACCTGGCTGCGGCGAAAGGACACGTTGAAATAGTGAAGGAACTTTTGGCGGTGGATCCGGAGGCCTGGTCGGTCAGAAACCAAGATGGGAGGACTCCCCTCCACGTGGCAGCCTTCAAGGGCCGAGTTAAGGTCCTTAGTGAGTTGGTCAGAGTCATGCCTGAATCGGTCCGAGCGTTGACTGATAGGGGTGAGACCGCAATGCACTTGTGCGTGGTGAAGAATCGGTTGGAGGGGTTGAGGGTTTTGGTTGAAGGGATTGGTAGGCATAGTGAAATAGTGAGTTGGAAGGATTTTGATGGGTTTACCGTTTTGCATATTGCTGTGGCCAGGAAGCAATTTGAG ATCATTAAATTTTTGCTTTCCTCTACTGGAGTGGATGTGAACGCACTAAACACAAACGGCTCTACGGCACTAGACATTCTACTTCAGAGTCCTAGAGATTTAAGGGATATTGAGATTGAGGATTCTCTTCGAGCTTACGGGGCTCGAATAGCAAAAGATATTCCTTCAATTGTGCAGAATTGGAAATCACCAATAGAACGTCGGATAACAAAATCTTCAGCTTCATCCATTAACTTAAAAGGCCAAAGCTTCAACAAACAGCCTATGAAGCATAAGCACACTGATTGGCTTGGTAGAAAGCGAAGTGCTTTAATGGTGGTGGCATCTCTTATTGCCACCGTAGCTTTTCAAGCTTCAATAACCCCACCAGGAGGCGTTTGGCAGGACACCTTGAGAGGAAGCAGTAACAGCACTGACTCAGATAAACCTCACGAGGTTGGAAAATCTATCATGGCATCTAGCGATGATAGTGAGTATGGCCTTTTCATGATCTTCAACACGCTAGCTTTCCTTTCTTCTTTAAGTATAATTCTCCTAATCGTTAGTGGGTTGCCTATAAAACGGCGAAGATGGATGTGGATTCAGATGGTCATAATGTGGATAGCTATCACTGCCCAAGTTGTGACTTACTTCATTGCTCTTCGTCACATGTCCCCCAAAAACGACAATGTTCAGG AGATTTGTTGCTGA